One stretch of Filifactor alocis ATCC 35896 DNA includes these proteins:
- a CDS encoding DMP19 family protein has protein sequence MDTGRIKSGDESDKGLELHMEQVYKKITVDDLKNIDDTWDITQPMYWRVDIYGSYEEYLKSAEAFTLEQRYLLATTWYFLEVNNGGHWQFLENSTGIVWEDTLNGFQLFGMNELAANLQKIADCFGGRIPYDRDMRCDRLQEWMQDEKIEDLFEDADSFVYDYEGVYEDEYVRTHPEKFVFDGYYEMS, from the coding sequence TTGGATACGGGAAGAATAAAATCAGGAGATGAAAGCGATAAGGGGTTGGAATTGCACATGGAACAAGTTTACAAAAAAATTACTGTCGATGATTTGAAAAACATAGATGATACTTGGGACATAACACAGCCGATGTATTGGAGAGTCGATATCTACGGTTCTTATGAAGAGTATTTGAAATCGGCGGAGGCGTTCACATTGGAGCAGAGATATCTTTTGGCAACGACATGGTATTTTTTGGAAGTGAACAACGGAGGACATTGGCAGTTTCTTGAAAATTCCACGGGTATTGTTTGGGAAGATACATTGAACGGCTTTCAGTTGTTCGGGATGAATGAACTTGCAGCAAATTTACAAAAAATTGCGGATTGTTTCGGCGGCAGAATTCCTTACGATAGAGATATGCGTTGTGACAGGTTGCAAGAATGGATGCAGGATGAAAAAATAGAGGACTTATTTGAAGATGCGGACAGCTTTGTATATGACTATGAGGGAGTATATGAGGATGAGTATGTGAGAACGCATCCGGAAAAATTTGTGTTTGACGGATACTATGAAATGAGCTGA
- the rpmH gene encoding 50S ribosomal protein L34: MKRTYQPKRRQRKKVHGFRKRMQSATGRNVLRRRRAKGRKRLSA, translated from the coding sequence ATGAAGAGAACTTATCAACCTAAAAGAAGACAAAGAAAGAAAGTACATGGATTTAGAAAAAGAATGCAATCTGCAACCGGTAGAAATGTATTGAGAAGAAGAAGAGCAAAAGGCAGAAAAAGATTATCTGCGTAA
- the rnpA gene encoding ribonuclease P protein component, whose translation MIFSSLKKNEDFRTVYNRGKSFANRQLVFYYMPNKLSENRVGFSISKKFGKAVYRNKARRRLKEILRASSCKKQGYDMIFIVRPGAKEADYATLEKSVTHLFQKTEMI comes from the coding sequence ATGATTTTTTCGAGTTTAAAAAAGAACGAAGACTTTCGAACCGTATACAACAGAGGCAAATCCTTTGCGAACAGACAGCTTGTATTCTACTATATGCCAAACAAATTGTCCGAGAACAGAGTCGGATTTTCTATTTCAAAAAAGTTTGGAAAAGCGGTGTATCGTAACAAGGCGCGCCGAAGATTGAAAGAAATCTTAAGAGCTTCCTCTTGTAAAAAACAAGGATACGACATGATTTTTATTGTTCGTCCCGGTGCAAAAGAGGCGGACTATGCAACTCTTGAAAAATCTGTAACTCATTTATTTCAAAAAACTGAGATGATTTAA
- the yidD gene encoding membrane protein insertion efficiency factor YidD encodes MTKLLKKIIIALIRFYQLALSPLKQPTCQFSPTCSQYSIEAIERFGVIKGTYLSVRRILKCHPFHEGGYDPVPEKWKS; translated from the coding sequence ATGACAAAACTACTAAAAAAGATTATAATAGCATTGATTCGTTTTTACCAACTGGCTCTATCACCTCTAAAACAACCTACTTGTCAGTTTTCGCCGACTTGTTCTCAATACAGCATAGAAGCCATTGAACGTTTCGGAGTGATAAAAGGCACTTATCTTTCCGTTCGAAGAATTTTGAAATGCCATCCGTTTCATGAGGGTGGATATGACCCCGTGCCTGAAAAATGGAAATCTTAG
- a CDS encoding YidC/Oxa1 family membrane protein insertase — protein sequence MTTPIAKVLGMLLKMIYTVTQNYGLAIIFFTIIVKLAMLPLTLSQNKSMMEMNKIQPLIQDIQKKYPKDKQKQAELTTQLYKEHGVNPMMGCLPLLVQMPILFALFRALRNPVEYVFGSETLFQVADTSFLWLKNLSSPDIITIGGFAFPFIFPIVAAAATFIDTKMTMLKNDKKKEKQKDGKQNQPENPGESMQKTMLYMMPLMIFWWGRSFPAGLSIYWAVSTLFSIAQRKIVERISLSKEKGTQAIERRK from the coding sequence TTGACAACACCAATTGCAAAAGTACTCGGTATGCTTTTAAAGATGATTTATACCGTCACCCAAAACTACGGACTTGCCATCATATTTTTTACGATTATCGTAAAGCTGGCAATGTTACCGCTTACCCTATCTCAAAATAAATCAATGATGGAGATGAACAAAATCCAACCATTGATTCAGGATATTCAAAAGAAATATCCGAAGGATAAACAAAAGCAGGCAGAACTCACAACACAGCTTTACAAAGAGCACGGTGTCAATCCGATGATGGGTTGCTTACCGTTGCTTGTACAAATGCCTATTTTATTTGCTTTATTTCGTGCATTGCGTAATCCCGTAGAATACGTATTCGGCTCTGAAACATTATTTCAAGTTGCCGATACCAGTTTCTTGTGGCTCAAGAATTTGAGCAGTCCCGACATTATTACCATCGGCGGTTTTGCGTTTCCTTTCATTTTTCCGATTGTTGCCGCAGCAGCAACTTTTATTGACACCAAGATGACAATGTTAAAAAATGACAAGAAAAAGGAAAAACAAAAAGACGGAAAACAAAATCAACCGGAAAATCCGGGAGAAAGCATGCAAAAAACAATGTTATATATGATGCCATTGATGATTTTTTGGTGGGGACGTTCTTTCCCTGCAGGTCTTTCTATCTACTGGGCAGTATCAACACTGTTTTCTATCGCACAACGCAAAATTGTAGAGCGTATCAGTCTGTCAAAAGAAAAGGGTACTCAAGCTATCGAAAGGAGAAAATAA
- the jag gene encoding RNA-binding cell elongation regulator Jag/EloR — MRTIDVLAKTKEEAIAKAMAELNVPMERLEVEVIEEATKGFLGLIGKKECHIRVTELDDTRAEEFATEFLNGLFEVTNTDCSFTCEKDEDGILHINVEGEESSLFIGRRGDTLDALQMLTTLVVNRQLEDYQKIMIDIEDYREKREESLTNYVKKMARQVAKYKRSVKLDPMNPYDRRIAHSVLQGDPYVTTYSEGKDPYRRVVISLKKEKRVPQIAEDPEE; from the coding sequence ATGAGAACAATTGACGTACTTGCAAAAACGAAAGAAGAAGCAATTGCGAAAGCAATGGCGGAATTGAATGTTCCGATGGAACGCCTCGAAGTTGAAGTAATCGAAGAAGCAACCAAAGGCTTTTTGGGATTGATAGGAAAAAAAGAATGCCATATCCGTGTGACGGAGTTAGATGATACTCGTGCAGAAGAATTTGCAACAGAATTTTTGAACGGACTGTTCGAAGTGACTAATACCGATTGTTCCTTTACTTGCGAAAAAGATGAAGATGGCATTTTGCATATCAATGTGGAAGGAGAAGAATCTTCCCTATTCATCGGTCGTCGCGGTGACACATTGGACGCATTGCAAATGTTGACTACTTTGGTGGTAAACAGACAATTGGAAGACTACCAAAAAATTATGATTGACATTGAAGATTATCGTGAAAAGAGAGAAGAATCGCTCACAAACTATGTAAAGAAAATGGCTCGACAAGTTGCAAAATACAAACGCAGTGTAAAATTGGATCCGATGAATCCTTACGATAGAAGAATCGCACATTCCGTATTGCAAGGCGATCCGTATGTAACGACCTACAGTGAAGGAAAAGACCCTTATCGCAGAGTTGTTATCTCACTGAAGAAAGAAAAAAGAGTTCCTCAAATTGCCGAAGATCCGGAAGAATAA
- a CDS encoding methylated-DNA--[protein]-cysteine S-methyltransferase produces MKYYQIYTFDIIGTITAIATEDYITHLSFADRSSFFHPSSEKLEQRETALLKQLNRQLWEYVRKERTVFTVPFSAKGTPFQEKVWHQLCQIPYGCTETYKEIAVAIGNQQASRAVGMANNKNPISILIPCHRVIGSNGSPVGYAGGLDKKIQLLYLEGNNYVYR; encoded by the coding sequence ATGAAGTATTATCAGATTTACACATTTGATATCATCGGTACAATCACAGCAATTGCAACAGAAGACTACATTACACATCTTTCTTTCGCAGATCGTTCCTCTTTCTTCCATCCTTCTTCCGAGAAATTGGAACAAAGAGAAACCGCTCTGTTGAAACAACTGAACCGGCAACTTTGGGAATATGTCCGCAAAGAAAGAACCGTCTTTACCGTTCCGTTTTCTGCAAAAGGCACTCCGTTTCAAGAAAAAGTATGGCATCAGCTTTGCCAAATTCCATACGGATGCACCGAAACATACAAAGAAATTGCCGTTGCTATCGGAAATCAGCAAGCATCTCGCGCAGTCGGAATGGCGAACAATAAGAATCCCATCAGCATCCTGATTCCATGTCACAGAGTCATCGGCAGCAATGGAAGTCCTGTAGGATATGCCGGAGGATTGGATAAAAAAATACAATTATTATATTTGGAAGGGAATAACTATGTTTATAGATGA
- the mnmE gene encoding tRNA uridine-5-carboxymethylaminomethyl(34) synthesis GTPase MnmE: MFIDDTIAAIATATGEGGIGIIRISGMHSLEIAKKVFRSISNKQPEEYPRTLCYGHIVKDNTVLDEVLTVYMPAPHTYTKEDIVEIQCHGGMIATKMILEWVLENGARMAEHGEFTKRAFLNGRIDLSQAEAIKDIISAQTAKSFLVAQNQLQGSISNKIKSIRNKVTEDVAKITVAVDFPEEDTPEVTYEELKESMLLCQTEMKQLLETFETGRLLKEGLKTAIIGKPNVGKSSLLNEILQEQRAIVTDIEGTTRDVIEEMITIDGVPLRIIDTAGIRDTEDIVEQIGVSRSKEIMQQADLVLVLLDLSRPLTEEDHIILEQSKEKKRILLLNKTDLPSVWNPNEEPSIAGEMVIQTSMSQKIGIETLKEQIKELVFQGQVIISNDGMLNNVRHKNSLIHAIKSSEDALDSIEQALPLDILETDFKNCWTYLGEITGETVSEELLDTIFKNFCIGK; encoded by the coding sequence ATGTTTATAGATGATACAATCGCAGCAATTGCTACCGCAACAGGCGAAGGCGGAATCGGAATCATCCGAATCAGCGGTATGCACTCCTTGGAAATTGCAAAAAAAGTCTTTCGCTCTATCTCAAACAAACAGCCGGAAGAGTATCCGCGCACACTGTGTTACGGTCACATTGTCAAAGACAACACCGTTCTTGATGAAGTGCTGACAGTCTATATGCCGGCTCCTCACACCTACACCAAAGAAGACATTGTTGAAATTCAATGTCACGGCGGAATGATTGCAACCAAAATGATTTTGGAATGGGTACTGGAAAACGGCGCAAGAATGGCGGAACACGGGGAATTTACCAAAAGAGCCTTCTTAAACGGTAGAATTGACTTGTCACAGGCAGAAGCAATCAAAGACATCATTTCCGCACAGACGGCAAAAAGCTTTCTTGTTGCCCAAAACCAGTTGCAAGGCAGCATTTCCAACAAAATAAAATCCATTCGAAACAAAGTGACGGAAGATGTTGCAAAAATTACCGTTGCTGTTGATTTTCCGGAAGAAGATACCCCGGAAGTCACCTATGAAGAATTAAAAGAGAGTATGCTTCTTTGCCAAACGGAAATGAAACAACTTCTTGAAACCTTTGAAACAGGACGATTGCTGAAAGAAGGGCTGAAAACCGCCATCATCGGAAAACCGAATGTCGGCAAATCTTCCCTTCTGAATGAAATTTTGCAAGAACAGCGTGCCATTGTGACCGATATCGAAGGAACCACACGCGATGTCATTGAAGAAATGATTACCATTGACGGCGTCCCTCTTCGCATCATCGACACTGCCGGTATCCGCGATACAGAAGACATTGTAGAACAAATCGGCGTAAGTCGTTCCAAAGAAATCATGCAACAAGCTGATTTAGTTCTTGTGCTTCTCGATTTAAGTCGTCCTCTCACGGAAGAAGACCATATTATTTTAGAACAGAGCAAAGAGAAAAAAAGAATTCTTCTGCTTAACAAAACAGATTTGCCTTCCGTTTGGAATCCGAACGAAGAGCCGTCCATTGCAGGAGAGATGGTCATTCAGACCTCCATGTCACAAAAAATCGGAATCGAGACCTTGAAAGAACAAATCAAAGAACTGGTATTTCAAGGACAAGTCATTATCTCAAACGATGGAATGTTAAACAATGTCCGTCACAAAAACTCATTAATTCATGCCATCAAGAGCAGTGAAGATGCCCTCGACTCCATCGAACAGGCACTTCCTCTTGATATCTTGGAAACAGATTTCAAAAACTGTTGGACCTATCTTGGAGAAATCACAGGAGAAACCGTATCAGAAGAGTTGTTGGACACCATCTTCAAAAACTTCTGTATCGGAAAATAA
- a CDS encoding DegV family protein produces the protein MKEMFEILTDSTFDLMPKQVDELNISVVPMSFQMEGVNYLHYHDFRQMSLDEFYTKLKKNNSVSTSQTTPHQFYEQFLPFAKEGKNFLYISFSSGLSGTYDSSILALDQLRTEFPNVTMHAVDSLSASGGEGLVVYLACKMRKNGATLEETKRWVEQKASKHIVHWVSIDNLTQLSRGGRINPVLASVGNLLHVKPLLCVTEKGTLDLKEKCRGNKAKYKNAVDTLTQKWLPNEHSEIIIFHANAKEDALKLKTLLEEQEIVKQYQPHIMLSQIGPVIASHTGQGAVCMAFYGTER, from the coding sequence ATGAAAGAAATGTTTGAAATTCTGACAGACTCCACCTTTGACCTTATGCCGAAACAAGTTGATGAATTGAATATATCCGTTGTTCCGATGAGCTTTCAAATGGAAGGTGTCAACTACCTGCATTACCATGATTTTCGACAAATGTCATTAGATGAATTCTATACCAAATTGAAGAAGAACAACTCAGTCAGCACAAGTCAAACAACCCCACATCAATTCTATGAACAATTCCTTCCTTTTGCAAAAGAAGGAAAAAATTTCTTATATATCAGCTTTTCAAGTGGATTGAGTGGAACTTATGATTCGTCCATCCTTGCATTGGATCAACTTCGCACGGAATTTCCGAATGTAACAATGCACGCAGTAGATTCTCTCAGTGCATCCGGTGGGGAAGGACTTGTCGTTTACCTTGCTTGCAAAATGAGAAAGAACGGAGCAACCTTGGAAGAAACAAAACGATGGGTAGAACAAAAAGCATCCAAACACATCGTTCACTGGGTCAGTATCGACAATCTGACACAGTTGTCACGGGGAGGTCGAATCAATCCCGTTCTTGCTTCTGTCGGCAATCTTCTCCATGTCAAACCTCTCCTCTGTGTAACAGAAAAAGGAACCTTGGATTTGAAAGAAAAATGCAGAGGTAACAAAGCCAAATACAAAAATGCTGTCGACACCCTCACTCAAAAATGGCTTCCTAACGAACATAGTGAAATCATTATCTTTCATGCGAATGCGAAAGAAGACGCATTGAAACTCAAAACACTTTTGGAAGAACAAGAGATTGTAAAACAGTACCAACCACATATCATGCTCTCCCAAATAGGACCGGTCATTGCATCACACACCGGACAAGGTGCTGTATGTATGGCATTCTACGGAACCGAAAGATAG
- a CDS encoding MATE family efflux transporter — MFLRYVIPSIAAMWVFSIYTMVDGFFVAKFVGEQTLSAINVVLPFINGIFSIAILFSTGTATLVGISLGENNHKKANALFTFTTVVELLFSILLYVVCRLNIIHLASFLGATPSIVSDVTTYLKIILLFNSFFIISYNLEVLVKTDGFPALATIGVLLSAFTNIFLDYLFVGVFHWGISGAAWATGIAQVFSTALFMTHFLSKRSVLKFRSFEWDFKIYAKILFIGFGSFISEISTGVIIFLYNNHIVKVIGETGLISYTVLSYINLFVSMSMIGLTQGMQPLVSYYYGKKDPDSYHKFLKFSFIGILGLSATFYVITLLFRQQLTGIFIRAEHAELFAYTQRALFYFAPSFLLIGFNLLISGYFASIGYAKHSLIIAIARGFLFIWIALSVATYLQKDTLLWLSSFFSELITLLVSILLILSIMKKKNLSSINEEQTS; from the coding sequence TTGTTTTTACGATATGTCATTCCATCTATTGCAGCGATGTGGGTTTTTTCAATCTACACCATGGTAGACGGGTTTTTCGTTGCAAAATTTGTCGGAGAACAAACTCTCTCCGCTATCAATGTCGTTCTTCCGTTCATCAACGGAATTTTTTCAATCGCGATTTTATTTTCTACCGGAACAGCTACTTTGGTGGGAATTTCACTTGGAGAAAACAATCACAAAAAAGCAAACGCACTCTTTACGTTCACCACGGTTGTAGAATTACTGTTCTCCATCTTGTTATATGTTGTATGTCGATTGAATATCATACACCTTGCAAGTTTCTTAGGTGCCACACCGTCTATTGTCAGTGATGTTACCACCTATCTGAAAATCATTCTGTTATTTAACAGCTTCTTTATTATTTCTTACAATTTGGAAGTGCTTGTGAAAACTGACGGATTCCCTGCACTTGCAACAATCGGAGTGTTGCTGAGTGCATTCACCAACATCTTCTTGGACTATCTTTTTGTCGGAGTATTTCACTGGGGCATTTCAGGAGCTGCTTGGGCAACCGGTATCGCTCAAGTATTTTCCACAGCGTTATTTATGACTCACTTTCTTTCAAAACGCTCTGTGTTAAAATTTCGTAGCTTTGAATGGGATTTTAAGATTTATGCCAAAATTTTATTTATCGGATTCGGAAGCTTTATCTCGGAAATTTCTACCGGTGTCATCATTTTCTTATATAACAATCATATTGTAAAAGTGATTGGAGAAACAGGCTTGATTTCATACACCGTACTCTCGTATATCAATCTGTTTGTCAGTATGTCCATGATTGGTCTCACACAGGGAATGCAACCGCTCGTAAGTTATTACTACGGCAAAAAAGATCCGGACTCCTACCATAAATTTCTCAAATTTTCTTTCATCGGAATTTTAGGATTATCCGCGACCTTCTATGTCATCACTCTATTATTCCGTCAACAGCTGACCGGCATCTTCATTCGTGCGGAGCATGCAGAGTTGTTCGCATATACACAAAGAGCGCTGTTCTACTTTGCACCGTCCTTCTTATTGATTGGATTTAATTTATTGATTTCCGGATATTTTGCATCCATCGGATACGCAAAACACTCCCTTATCATTGCCATTGCAAGAGGGTTCCTCTTTATTTGGATAGCACTTTCGGTAGCAACCTATTTACAAAAAGATACCTTGTTGTGGTTATCTTCGTTCTTCTCAGAACTCATCACACTACTGGTATCCATCTTACTGATACTATCCATCATGAAAAAGAAAAACCTCTCTTCTATAAACGAAGAGCAGACATCTTAA
- a CDS encoding ECF transporter S component, producing MQEVSKKGMSTRQLTVVGMLGAISAVLGFTPLGFITVGAISVTTMHIPVIVGAILEGPMIGMMVGLLFGIVSMVRAFLVPLPTSFIFWNPLISILPRMLIGLVTYFVYRAISTRVKNDSVAMSVAAFLGTLTNTVGVLGLGYLLYSGKLAEKLDMSTSAVATLFTGVAIHNGIPEAILSVVITVGICKAVLKTKRA from the coding sequence ATGCAAGAAGTATCAAAAAAAGGAATGTCCACTCGCCAACTGACAGTAGTCGGGATGCTTGGGGCAATTTCAGCAGTATTGGGCTTTACGCCATTAGGTTTTATCACAGTAGGTGCAATTTCGGTTACCACAATGCACATTCCTGTTATTGTCGGAGCGATTTTGGAAGGACCTATGATTGGGATGATGGTAGGATTGTTGTTCGGAATCGTATCTATGGTAAGAGCGTTTCTGGTACCTTTGCCGACATCATTTATTTTTTGGAATCCGTTGATTTCCATTTTGCCGAGAATGTTAATCGGTTTGGTCACATACTTTGTGTACCGTGCGATTTCAACTCGTGTGAAAAATGATTCTGTTGCAATGTCTGTTGCGGCATTCTTGGGAACATTGACAAATACGGTCGGAGTATTGGGCTTGGGATATTTGTTATATAGCGGGAAATTGGCTGAAAAACTTGATATGAGCACATCAGCTGTGGCAACATTGTTTACGGGAGTTGCGATTCATAACGGAATCCCCGAAGCAATTCTGTCGGTAGTTATTACGGTAGGAATCTGTAAAGCGGTTTTGAAAACAAAAAGAGCTTAA
- a CDS encoding alanine/glycine:cation symporter family protein, with product MESIMKIMVSFAGWFWGPPILILIGGGGIWCTLQLKALQLTRFPYVCSQTFGKMFSKPKTDDPNAVSPFSAAVAALASSIGASNIIGVPVAIAYGGPGAVFWMWILAILGCATKFVEIVLGVHYRETNEKGEHSGGPFYYCAKGLGELGLGGIGKFFGYWFAFLLMIEIAPSISTQGASIVQNVVTLLPQSIQENPAQLQNFKIGIIAALVIVVLLVVVGGFKRIASVTDKLVPLMAGIYIVAALGIIALNIANIPVVLGNIFAGAFTGHAATGAFAGTTVKLALRWGAARGVYSNEAGMGTAPIAHSTATVDHPVRQGLWAIFEVVVDTLIVCTVTALTVLVSGAWTAVEPANAGGMPSMAFRAVYGSAGDALVTICVILFVLSTIIVITFYGEKQAEFLFGTKFAKYWKFVYIVAIVGGLYPDLGTLFDITDVFLALIIIPNMIAVIALAPKVRELAKEYFNTPGKYYLADVAAKKQK from the coding sequence ATGGAATCTATTATGAAAATTATGGTATCATTTGCAGGTTGGTTTTGGGGTCCCCCAATACTAATCTTAATCGGTGGTGGTGGAATTTGGTGTACATTGCAATTGAAAGCATTGCAACTCACAAGATTCCCTTATGTTTGTTCTCAAACATTCGGTAAGATGTTCTCTAAACCGAAAACGGATGATCCAAACGCAGTATCACCATTCTCAGCTGCGGTTGCGGCACTTGCATCAAGTATCGGTGCATCTAACATTATCGGAGTACCTGTTGCGATTGCATATGGTGGTCCGGGAGCAGTTTTTTGGATGTGGATTCTTGCAATCTTAGGTTGTGCTACAAAGTTTGTGGAAATCGTTCTAGGGGTTCATTACCGTGAAACAAATGAAAAAGGAGAACATTCCGGAGGACCTTTTTACTATTGTGCGAAGGGGCTTGGAGAATTAGGTTTGGGAGGAATCGGTAAATTCTTCGGTTATTGGTTTGCATTTTTACTTATGATAGAAATTGCTCCATCTATTTCAACACAAGGAGCGTCTATCGTTCAAAATGTAGTAACACTGTTACCACAATCAATTCAAGAAAATCCTGCTCAATTACAAAATTTTAAAATCGGAATCATTGCAGCATTGGTTATAGTAGTGTTACTTGTAGTTGTTGGTGGATTTAAACGTATTGCAAGTGTTACAGATAAATTGGTGCCTTTGATGGCGGGTATCTATATCGTAGCGGCATTAGGAATTATAGCACTTAATATTGCAAATATTCCTGTGGTATTAGGAAATATTTTTGCGGGAGCATTTACCGGACATGCAGCAACAGGAGCATTTGCCGGGACTACTGTTAAATTGGCTCTTCGTTGGGGAGCTGCTCGTGGAGTATACTCCAATGAAGCAGGTATGGGTACTGCACCTATCGCCCACTCTACCGCAACAGTAGATCACCCTGTAAGACAAGGGTTATGGGCTATCTTTGAAGTAGTTGTGGATACATTGATTGTATGTACTGTAACAGCATTGACCGTATTGGTATCCGGAGCTTGGACAGCTGTTGAACCTGCTAATGCAGGAGGAATGCCTTCTATGGCATTTAGAGCAGTATACGGCTCTGCTGGAGATGCTCTTGTAACAATTTGTGTTATTTTATTCGTATTATCAACTATCATCGTAATTACATTCTATGGAGAAAAACAAGCAGAATTCTTATTCGGAACAAAATTTGCTAAATATTGGAAATTTGTGTATATTGTAGCAATCGTAGGAGGACTTTATCCTGACTTGGGAACATTGTTCGACATCACTGACGTATTCTTGGCATTGATTATTATCCCTAACATGATTGCAGTAATCGCATTGGCACCAAAAGTAAGAGAACTTGCCAAAGAATATTTCAATACACCAGGTAAATATTATTTGGCAGATGTAGCAGCAAAAAAACAAAAATAA